The genome window ACAATCAGGTGCCAATTCGTCCAAACCATGATAAAAAAGCAGGACGGTTTCTGAACCAGCCGGAATCGATTTGCCAACCTGATCTGCATTGACCCCATCATGAATCCATACACAACGGACGCGTACACCCCGCACGGGACGACTATTTTATCCGTCCGCCACCTGAACAAAGTGGCCATGGGCGGCGACGGCCAGGTCACGCTGGGCCCAACGGTGATGAAACATTCGGCGCACAAGGTCCGCCGCATGTACAACAACCAGATCATCGCCGGATTCGCGGGCGGCACCGCCGATGCCTTCGCCCTGTTCGCCCGCTTCGAGGAAAAACTCGAAAAGTACAACGGCAACCTGTCGCGCTCGGCGGTCGAACTGGCCAAGGACTGGCGCACCGACAAACTGCTCCGGCGGCTGGAAGCGATGCTGCTGGTCGCAGACAAGGACAACAGCTTTCTCATATCGGGCACCGGGGATGTGATCGAGCCGGACGACGGCATCATCGCCATCGGTTCCGGCGGCATGTTCGCCCAGTCGGCGGCGAAAGCGCTGGCGCTGCATTCCACACTCAACGCGCGGGAGATCGTCGAGGCCGCCATGAAGATCGCGCAGGACGTCTGCATTTATACCAACAACCACCTCACCATCGAGGAGTTGTGAACGATGGCTGACATCATGACCCAGACCCCGAAAACCGCAAAGGAACGCGAAGCCTTCATGGCGTCGTTGACGCCCAAGGCCATCGTCCACGAGCTGAACCGCTTCATCGTCGGCCAGGAAAAAGCCAAGCGCGCCGTCGCCGTGGCACTGCGCAACCGCTGGCGGCGGCAGCAACTGGACCCGGACCTGCGCGAAGAGGTCGCGCCGAAAAACATTCTGATGATCGGGCCCACCGGCGTCGGCAAAACGGAAATCGCGCGACGGCTGGCCAAGCTGTCGAAATCGCCCTTCATTAAAGTTGAAGCGTCGAAGTACACCGAAGTCGGTTACGTGGGCCGCGATGTGGAGTCGATGATCCGCGACCTGGTCGAACTGACGCGCGGCATGGTGCGCCTGGAACAGGAAGAGGACGTGCAGAAGGAAGCGAAGCAGGCCGCGGAGGAACGCCTGCTCGACATCCTGCTGCCGCCCCATCCCAGCCAGCGGCACCCCGGGCAGAAAGAATATGAACTGGACGACCTCGGCAAACAGCAATACCAGCAGACCCGCGAAAAGTTTCGCAACTACCTGCACGAGGGCAAGTTCGACGACCGCGATGTGGAGATCGAAGTGCAGGCGAAGCCGTCGTACATGATGGACGTCATGTCGCCACCGGGCATGGAAGAAATGGATTCCAACATCAAGGATATGCTCAGCAACCTGATGCCGAAAAAATCGTCGAACAAAAAAATGAAGGTGCCGGATGCGTTGAAGATCCTGACGCACGAGGAAGCGGAAAAGCTGGTCGATCAGGACAAGGTCAACCAGGAAGCGGTGGAACGCGCCCAGCAGAACGGCATTGTCTTCATCGACGAGATCGACAAGATCACCGCGCGTTCCGGGGCCGGCAGCGGACCCGACGTCTCCCGCGAGGGCGTGCAGCGCGACCTGTTGCCGATCGTCGAAGGTTCGTCCATTTCCACCAAGTACGGCATCGTCAAAACCGATCACATCCTGTTCATCTCGGCCGGGGCGTTTCATTCATCGAAGCCGGCCGACCTGATTCCGGAGTTTCAGGGGCGCTTCCCCATCCGCGTCGAACTGGAGTCGCTGACGCAGAACGATTTCGTGCGCATTCTCACCGAGCCGGGCAACGCGCTGATCAAGCAGTACGCCGCGCTGTTGCAGACCGAGGGCATCGACCTCACTTTCACTGACGATGCGATCGATGTCATCGCGTCGATGGCGGCGCAGGTCAACGAACGCACGGAGAACATCGGCGCGCGCCGTTTGCAGACAGTGATGGAAAAACTGCTGGAAGACCTGTTGTTCGACGCCTCGACGATGGAGGCGCAATCGGTCAGCATAGAAGGCTCCCGCGTGAAAGAAAAGCTGGGCAACATCATCGAGGACCAGGACCTGAGCCGCTACATCCTGTGAGGAACCCACCATGGAAACATTGATCAACAAAGCCGAGATGCTGGTCGAGGCGCTCCCGTACATCAAGAATTTTTATGACAAAACCTTTGTCATCAAGTACGGCGGCAACGCCATGGTGTCCGAGGAGTTGAAGGACACCTTCGCCCTCGATGTGGTGATGATGAAGTACATCGGCATCAACCCCGTCATCGTGCACGGCGGCGGTCCGCAGATCGGCAAGACGCTGGAGATGTTCGGCATCGAGTCCAAATTCGTGGATGGCCACCGCGTCACCAGCAAGGAAATGATCGATGTGGTCGAGATGGTGCTGGGCGGCAAGGTCAATCAGGATATCGTCACCCTCATCAACAGTCATGGCGGCGACGCCGTCGGCATCACCGGCAAGGACGGCAACCTGATCCACGCCAAGCGCTACAAACATGTCAAGAAATCGGCGGAGACCAACCAGTCGGAGATCATCGACCTGGGTCTCGTCGGCGAGATCACGAAGGTCGATGTGCGCGTGCTGCAGAAAATCGACGAAGCCGGATTCATCCCCGTCATCGCGCCGATCGGCCAGGGCGAACAAGGGGAAACTCTGAACATCAACGCCGACATTGTGGCGTCGAAAGTCGCGGCCGCGTTGCAGGCGGAAAAACTGCTGCTGATGACCGACACCGAAGGCGTGAAGGGCAAGAACGGCAAACTCATCCCGCACCTGACCCGGCGCAAGGCGCAGAGCCTCATCCGCGACAAGGTCATCAAGGACGGCATGCTGCCCAAGGTCAATTGCTGCCTCGACGCACTCAAGGCGGGCGTGCGCAAAACCCACATCATCGACGGCCGGGTCAAGCACGCCCTGCTGCTCGAAATCTTCACCAAAGAGGGCGTCGGCACCCAAATTGTCGAGAAATGACCCGCCGCTCCCCCCGCCCCCTGCCTCCAACGCCGTAAATTACCGTGTCGCAAGCGGTTTCGCTGTTTTCAGCACTGCCGGGAAGGTTGACAAGCCGCCGGGACATTGCTAGTTTTAATTGTTTAGACGATTAAAATTTAGGACCTTATCGCACCCATGCCCCCGACCCCGTTGGACGACAGATCGCGGACCATCCTCATGGAAACGGTCAGCAACTACATCGCCACCGCCGAGCCGGTGGGATCGCGCACCATTTCCCACAACCTGCAACAACGGTTGAGTCCGGCCACCGTGCGCAACGTGATGGCGGACCTTGAAGAGATGGGCCACCTGCACCAGCCGCACACCTCGGCGGGCCGTGTGCCGACCGACCAGGGGTACCGGTTTTTCGTCAACGAACTGTTGCAGATCCAGATCCAGAACCCGGCGCCGCTGACCGGGTTTCCGCACGACCTCAAAAACCGGTCGCTGGATGAAATCCTGGAGTCGGCCTGCTCGTTTCTGTCCACCTGTTCGCATCAGGCGGGACTGGTCATGGTGCCCAGCTTTTGGGATCTTGCGCTCAAGAACATCCAGTTCATCCACCTCACGTCGGGGAAACTGCTGGCGGTGTTCGAATCGCAGATGGGCGTGTTGCAGAATAAAATCATCGAGACCGGCGAAGCGATGTCGCAGGACCATCTCAACTCGGTGGCCAATTACCTGAACCGGGAGTTCGGCGGCCGCTCACTGAAAACCATTCGCCAGGAACTCCTGCACCGCAAGAAAAACGAAAAAGAACGCTACAATGAATTGATGAAGCAGGCGAGC of Nitrospina watsonii contains these proteins:
- the hrcA gene encoding heat-inducible transcriptional repressor HrcA, with translation MPPTPLDDRSRTILMETVSNYIATAEPVGSRTISHNLQQRLSPATVRNVMADLEEMGHLHQPHTSAGRVPTDQGYRFFVNELLQIQIQNPAPLTGFPHDLKNRSLDEILESACSFLSTCSHQAGLVMVPSFWDLALKNIQFIHLTSGKLLAVFESQMGVLQNKIIETGEAMSQDHLNSVANYLNREFGGRSLKTIRQELLHRKKNEKERYNELMKQASQLWSEMFPDEQNAELLIDGLINLLDQPEFSENVEKMKRLMKTVEEKAKLVKLLDQCMIEDGLTILIGEENLEQEMEGFSLIAQNYRMGGEKLGTLAVFGPKRMDYQKMIGIVNSTATNVSEFLSKQ
- the hslU gene encoding ATP-dependent protease ATPase subunit HslU, whose protein sequence is MASLTPKAIVHELNRFIVGQEKAKRAVAVALRNRWRRQQLDPDLREEVAPKNILMIGPTGVGKTEIARRLAKLSKSPFIKVEASKYTEVGYVGRDVESMIRDLVELTRGMVRLEQEEDVQKEAKQAAEERLLDILLPPHPSQRHPGQKEYELDDLGKQQYQQTREKFRNYLHEGKFDDRDVEIEVQAKPSYMMDVMSPPGMEEMDSNIKDMLSNLMPKKSSNKKMKVPDALKILTHEEAEKLVDQDKVNQEAVERAQQNGIVFIDEIDKITARSGAGSGPDVSREGVQRDLLPIVEGSSISTKYGIVKTDHILFISAGAFHSSKPADLIPEFQGRFPIRVELESLTQNDFVRILTEPGNALIKQYAALLQTEGIDLTFTDDAIDVIASMAAQVNERTENIGARRLQTVMEKLLEDLLFDASTMEAQSVSIEGSRVKEKLGNIIEDQDLSRYIL
- the hslV gene encoding ATP-dependent protease subunit HslV — its product is MNPYTTDAYTPHGTTILSVRHLNKVAMGGDGQVTLGPTVMKHSAHKVRRMYNNQIIAGFAGGTADAFALFARFEEKLEKYNGNLSRSAVELAKDWRTDKLLRRLEAMLLVADKDNSFLISGTGDVIEPDDGIIAIGSGGMFAQSAAKALALHSTLNAREIVEAAMKIAQDVCIYTNNHLTIEEL
- the argB gene encoding acetylglutamate kinase, whose amino-acid sequence is METLINKAEMLVEALPYIKNFYDKTFVIKYGGNAMVSEELKDTFALDVVMMKYIGINPVIVHGGGPQIGKTLEMFGIESKFVDGHRVTSKEMIDVVEMVLGGKVNQDIVTLINSHGGDAVGITGKDGNLIHAKRYKHVKKSAETNQSEIIDLGLVGEITKVDVRVLQKIDEAGFIPVIAPIGQGEQGETLNINADIVASKVAAALQAEKLLLMTDTEGVKGKNGKLIPHLTRRKAQSLIRDKVIKDGMLPKVNCCLDALKAGVRKTHIIDGRVKHALLLEIFTKEGVGTQIVEK